One genomic region from Paroceanicella profunda encodes:
- a CDS encoding mechanosensitive ion channel family protein, with product MIRHVLLLLLLLAGLGGPAAPQALAQDSLSDTGKIIDRWETLADRAKTALQNAESTTPALERLRLDLVQQRAEAESLRVTAEEALAPLRAQADALGPPPAEGAEEADEIVRRRKDLDDAITAAEVPVKAASSVARQTEALITSIDAELHRRFTAELLSQHAPPLDPAGWNAAFDEAVNGALPALRQGYEGLMGSGNGLWLAISCGTLGLSLLLGIRSRVMRWFERRLSPSFSRGQREHVWVGAGLTFAALLLPAAGASLLLYALDRSGLLSGLSQALVRDLGGFAAILVTAYWLSEALFGPDVPARQLLPMGERPGRKAARMTLVLGLVTGIDHVAIGGETSLNLSLSTLTMLNIVLVGVGAVALYRLGRALIPVYAPAGAAAPQEDEDEEDEDEGRGREPLGTLLASLLARLLRLVALISPVLAVFGFFAASRFLFYPTVRTGALIGIVLVLVALVQDGVEAALTEEDGTRKEHSPLRLLPILAAVGLIVLCLPALALIWGARESELGEIWYLLNDGIAIGDARIRPMDFLVCILVFAVGYFLTQLVQRVLSNAVLPQTRLDSGGQKAIVSMAGYFGLVIAAVAAVAAGGLNLSSLAIVAGALSVGVGFGLQNVVSNFVSGLILLLERPVKEGDWIRVGEWEGTVKRISVRATSVQTFDRAIVIVPNADLITTSVLNRTHSSTTGRLIIPVGVAYGTDTRAVARVLGEIGDASHLLLRRPAPFVLFKGFGASALEFELRGYLRDVSTTLDATNELNHAIAERFAAEGFVIPFDQTDVTLRNAGEIAALLERFRSGDPAPGTAPGAPGSPSAPGSPATPGGAGPQPAPAPGQPADTGAAAPFAPPSAPDLPEGGAGDTAADTGDSR from the coding sequence TTGATACGCCATGTTCTCCTCCTGCTGCTGTTGCTCGCCGGCCTTGGCGGACCGGCGGCACCGCAGGCCCTTGCGCAGGATTCGCTCTCCGATACCGGCAAGATCATCGACCGCTGGGAAACCCTCGCCGACCGGGCCAAGACCGCGCTGCAGAACGCCGAGAGCACCACGCCCGCGCTGGAGCGCCTGCGTCTCGACCTCGTGCAGCAGCGCGCCGAGGCGGAATCGCTGCGCGTGACGGCCGAGGAGGCGCTGGCCCCGCTGCGCGCCCAGGCCGATGCGCTGGGGCCGCCGCCCGCCGAGGGGGCGGAGGAGGCCGACGAGATCGTCCGTCGCCGCAAGGACCTCGACGACGCGATCACCGCCGCGGAAGTGCCCGTGAAGGCCGCCTCCTCCGTCGCGCGGCAGACCGAGGCGCTGATCACCTCCATCGACGCGGAGCTGCACCGCCGCTTCACCGCCGAGCTGCTGTCGCAGCACGCCCCGCCGCTGGACCCCGCCGGCTGGAACGCCGCGTTCGACGAGGCGGTGAACGGCGCCCTGCCCGCCCTGCGCCAGGGCTATGAGGGGCTTATGGGCTCCGGGAACGGGCTGTGGCTGGCGATTTCCTGCGGCACGCTCGGCCTTTCCCTGCTGCTGGGCATCCGCAGCCGGGTGATGCGCTGGTTCGAACGCCGGCTCTCGCCCTCCTTCTCGCGCGGGCAGCGCGAGCATGTCTGGGTGGGCGCCGGGCTCACCTTCGCCGCCTTGCTGCTGCCCGCCGCCGGGGCCTCGCTGCTGCTCTACGCGCTGGACCGCTCGGGGCTGCTCTCCGGCCTCAGCCAGGCGCTGGTGCGCGACCTCGGCGGGTTCGCGGCGATCCTGGTCACCGCCTACTGGCTGTCGGAGGCGCTGTTCGGCCCCGACGTGCCGGCCCGCCAGCTGCTGCCGATGGGCGAGCGCCCGGGCCGCAAGGCGGCGCGCATGACGCTGGTGCTCGGCCTGGTGACGGGCATCGACCACGTGGCGATCGGCGGGGAAACCTCGCTGAACCTCTCGCTCTCCACCCTCACCATGCTCAACATCGTGCTGGTGGGCGTGGGCGCCGTCGCACTCTACCGGCTCGGCCGCGCGCTCATCCCCGTCTACGCCCCCGCCGGCGCTGCCGCCCCGCAGGAGGACGAGGACGAGGAGGACGAGGACGAGGGCCGCGGGCGGGAACCGCTCGGCACCCTGCTCGCCTCGCTGCTGGCGCGACTGCTGCGGCTGGTGGCGCTGATCTCGCCGGTGCTGGCGGTGTTCGGCTTCTTCGCCGCCTCGCGCTTCCTGTTCTACCCCACGGTGCGCACCGGGGCGCTGATCGGCATCGTTCTGGTGCTCGTCGCCCTGGTGCAGGACGGGGTGGAGGCCGCCCTCACCGAGGAGGACGGCACCCGCAAGGAACACTCGCCGCTGCGCCTGCTGCCGATCCTCGCCGCGGTGGGGCTGATCGTGCTCTGCCTGCCGGCGCTGGCGCTGATCTGGGGCGCGCGGGAGAGCGAGCTGGGCGAGATCTGGTACCTGCTCAACGACGGCATCGCCATCGGCGACGCGCGCATCCGCCCGATGGATTTCCTGGTCTGCATCCTGGTCTTCGCGGTGGGCTACTTCCTCACCCAGCTCGTGCAGCGGGTGCTGAGCAACGCCGTGCTGCCCCAGACCCGGCTCGACAGCGGCGGGCAGAAGGCCATCGTCTCCATGGCCGGCTACTTCGGGCTGGTGATCGCCGCGGTGGCGGCGGTCGCGGCCGGGGGGCTGAACCTCTCCAGCCTCGCCATCGTGGCCGGCGCGCTCTCCGTGGGCGTGGGCTTCGGGCTGCAGAACGTGGTGTCGAACTTCGTCTCCGGCCTCATCCTGCTGCTCGAGCGCCCGGTGAAGGAGGGCGACTGGATCCGCGTGGGCGAGTGGGAGGGCACGGTGAAGCGCATCTCGGTGCGCGCCACCTCCGTGCAGACCTTCGACCGCGCCATCGTCATCGTGCCGAATGCCGATCTCATCACCACCTCGGTGCTCAACCGCACCCATTCCAGCACCACGGGGCGGCTGATCATCCCGGTGGGCGTGGCCTACGGCACCGACACGCGCGCCGTGGCGCGGGTGCTGGGGGAGATCGGGGATGCCTCGCACCTGCTGCTGCGCCGGCCAGCGCCCTTCGTGCTGTTCAAGGGCTTTGGCGCCAGCGCGCTGGAATTCGAGCTGCGCGGCTACCTGCGCGACGTCTCCACCACGCTGGACGCCACCAACGAACTGAACCACGCCATCGCCGAGCGCTTCGCCGCGGAGGGCTTCGTCATCCCCTTCGACCAGACGGACGTGACCCTGCGCAACGCCGGGGAGATCGCCGCGCTGCTGGAGCGTTTCCGGAGCGGGGACCCCGCACCGGGCACCGCGCCCGGCGCGCCCGGATCCCCCTCCGCGCCCGGATCACCGGCCACGCCGGGCGGCGCGGGACCGCAACCCGCACCGGCCCCCGGCCAGCCCGCGGACACCGGCGCGGCGGCCCCCTTCGCCCCACCCTCCGCGCCCGACCTGCCCGAGGGCGGCGCGGGCGACACCGCAGCCGACACCGGAGATTCCCGATGA
- a CDS encoding alanyl-tRNA editing protein: protein MTDPLFRTDAYLREAPATVTGLTPEGGILLDAALFYPTGGGQPGDSGTLSIAGRTWDIATTEKGAGDGEIILVPAPGGPALPAPGDTGLQRLDWARRHRLMRVHTALHLLSVVVPLPVTGGSIAKTKGRLDFDMPEAPEDKDALEHALNALIAADHPVSDTWITDAELAANAGLVKTMSVQPPVGAGRVRLVRIGAGEQPVDLQPCGGTHVARTGEIGPVTLGKVEKKGRQNRRLTVLLAD, encoded by the coding sequence ATGACCGACCCGCTCTTTCGCACCGACGCCTACCTGCGCGAGGCCCCCGCCACGGTGACCGGCCTCACGCCCGAGGGCGGCATCCTGCTCGACGCCGCGCTGTTCTACCCCACCGGCGGCGGCCAGCCCGGAGACAGCGGCACGCTCAGCATCGCAGGGCGGACCTGGGACATCGCCACCACGGAGAAGGGAGCGGGCGATGGCGAGATCATCCTCGTTCCCGCGCCCGGCGGCCCGGCCCTGCCCGCGCCCGGCGACACGGGCCTGCAGCGCCTCGACTGGGCGCGGCGCCACCGGCTGATGCGGGTGCACACGGCGCTGCACCTGCTCTCGGTGGTGGTGCCGCTGCCGGTCACCGGCGGGTCGATCGCCAAGACGAAGGGGCGGCTGGACTTCGACATGCCGGAGGCGCCGGAGGACAAGGACGCGCTGGAGCACGCCCTGAACGCGCTGATCGCGGCGGACCATCCGGTGTCCGACACCTGGATCACCGATGCGGAACTGGCCGCCAACGCGGGACTGGTGAAGACGATGTCGGTGCAACCGCCCGTGGGCGCCGGCCGGGTGCGGCTGGTGCGCATCGGGGCGGGCGAACAGCCGGTGGACCTCCAGCCCTGCGGCGGCACCCATGTGGCGCGCACCGGCGAGATCGGGCCCGTCACCCTCGGCAAGGTGGAGAAGAAGGGGCGGCAGAACCGCCGGCTCACGGTGCTGCTCGCCGACTGA